One segment of Curtobacterium poinsettiae DNA contains the following:
- a CDS encoding DUF817 domain-containing protein, with protein sequence MTVRSLSTAVEARIDRAARRLLDAGHQPHRPVRVFVTEFLVFGAKQAWACAFGAMLLATMAVVHLTVPAAMRNDVLTIAAVLLQVGMLVFGLETVRELRVVLLFHVVGTAMEVFKTHMGSWTYEPGGLFVVAGVPLFSGFMYGAVGSYMVRVYRLFDLRFDRYPRQWLLAVVAGGIYLNFFGHHFVADARYVLLALVLLLFARTTMHVRIHRATLRMPVLVAMALVAVFIWAAENVATWAGAWSYAAQLAVWQPVAPTKVVAWFLLMTISVALVTWLYPALSSGRADSAGSTADSRRPRGARAAGDPRLPSTGPAGPASARRESSAFRDRAPLG encoded by the coding sequence ATGACCGTCCGTTCGCTCTCCACCGCCGTCGAGGCCCGGATCGACCGGGCTGCACGCCGTCTGCTCGACGCCGGGCACCAGCCGCACCGGCCCGTCCGGGTGTTCGTCACCGAGTTCCTGGTGTTCGGCGCGAAGCAGGCCTGGGCGTGCGCGTTCGGGGCGATGCTGCTCGCGACCATGGCCGTGGTGCACCTGACCGTGCCGGCGGCGATGCGGAACGACGTGCTGACCATCGCGGCCGTGCTGCTGCAGGTCGGCATGCTCGTGTTCGGGCTCGAGACCGTGCGTGAGCTCCGGGTCGTCCTGCTGTTCCACGTCGTCGGCACCGCGATGGAGGTGTTCAAGACCCACATGGGCTCGTGGACCTACGAGCCGGGCGGGCTGTTCGTCGTCGCCGGGGTGCCGCTGTTCTCGGGGTTCATGTACGGCGCGGTCGGGTCGTACATGGTGCGGGTCTACCGGCTGTTCGACCTGCGGTTCGACCGGTACCCGCGGCAGTGGCTGCTGGCGGTCGTGGCGGGCGGGATCTACCTGAACTTCTTCGGCCACCACTTCGTCGCCGACGCCCGGTACGTGCTGCTCGCGCTCGTGCTGCTGCTCTTCGCCCGCACGACCATGCACGTGCGGATCCACCGGGCGACGCTGCGGATGCCCGTCCTCGTGGCGATGGCCCTCGTCGCGGTGTTCATCTGGGCGGCCGAGAACGTCGCGACCTGGGCCGGGGCGTGGAGCTACGCGGCGCAGCTCGCGGTGTGGCAGCCGGTGGCGCCGACGAAGGTCGTGGCGTGGTTCCTGCTCATGACGATCTCGGTCGCGCTCGTCACCTGGCTCTACCCGGCGCTGTCGTCCGGACGGGCGGACTCGGCTGGCTCGACGGCGGACTCTCGACGTCCTCGGGGCGCGCGTGCAGCGGGCGACCCTAGGCTTCCCTCGACGGGGCCCGCTGGGCCCGCGTCCGCTCGCCGCGAATCCTCAGCCTTCCGCGACCGAGCGCCCCTAGGCTGA
- a CDS encoding Bax inhibitor-1/YccA family protein: protein MAFKPGFDQSPAFNAQGANTWGGRGAGQQQAGWGQTPQQAQGGMTPEQLQYMYDRPTASPVDTDRMSYEDTIVKTLLAFGVLVVGAVAGWNLPPVVWIVAAVVGLVLGLVNTFKKKPSPGLILTYSFVQGLFVGGISGAYNSMWGGIVTQAVFGTLGVFAVTLALFASGKVRATPKATRFFLVAMVGYMVFSLINLVLMWTGVTDTAFGALGITIFGIPLGVIIGILVVVMAAYSLILDFDQIQTGVRRGAPRIYAWTAAFGLIVTIVWLYLEILRILAILASSSRN, encoded by the coding sequence ATGGCCTTCAAGCCCGGTTTCGACCAGTCCCCCGCCTTCAACGCACAGGGGGCAAACACCTGGGGCGGGCGCGGTGCTGGTCAGCAGCAGGCCGGCTGGGGACAGACCCCGCAGCAGGCCCAGGGCGGCATGACCCCCGAGCAGCTGCAGTACATGTACGACCGCCCGACCGCGTCCCCGGTGGACACCGACCGCATGTCGTACGAAGACACCATCGTCAAGACGCTGCTCGCGTTCGGCGTACTCGTCGTCGGCGCGGTGGCCGGTTGGAACCTGCCGCCGGTCGTGTGGATCGTCGCGGCGGTCGTCGGCCTCGTGCTCGGCCTCGTGAACACCTTCAAGAAGAAGCCGTCACCGGGCCTGATCCTGACGTACTCGTTCGTCCAGGGTCTGTTCGTGGGTGGCATCTCCGGCGCGTACAACTCGATGTGGGGTGGCATCGTCACTCAGGCGGTGTTCGGGACGCTCGGTGTCTTCGCCGTGACGCTCGCGCTGTTCGCATCGGGCAAGGTCCGCGCCACACCGAAGGCCACGCGCTTCTTCCTCGTCGCGATGGTCGGGTACATGGTGTTCTCGCTCATCAACCTGGTCCTGATGTGGACCGGCGTCACGGACACCGCGTTCGGTGCCCTCGGGATCACGATCTTCGGCATCCCGCTCGGCGTGATCATCGGCATCCTCGTCGTGGTCATGGCGGCGTACTCGCTGATCCTCGACTTCGACCAGATCCAGACCGGCGTCCGTCGTGGTGCTCCCCGCATCTACGCCTGGACCGCGGCGTTCGGCCTGATCGTCACGATCGTCTGGCTGTACCTCGAGATCCTGCGCATCCTCGCCATCCTCGCGAGCAGCTCGCGCAACTAG
- the guaA gene encoding glutamine-hydrolyzing GMP synthase yields MSETEQRPVLVVDFGAQYAQLIARRVREANVYSEIVPHSITADEIRAKDPAAIVLSGGPSSVYEAGAPSLDGDILDLGVPVLGICYGFQAMATALGGEVANTGLREYGATDVTLAPGTSTLLGDQPVDQVTWMSHGDSVAKAPAGFEVLASSASTPVAAFASDERKLYGVQWHPEVKHSVYGQAVLENFLHRAAGLPGDWNSSNVIEEQVARIREQVGSARVIAGLSGGVDSAVAAALVHKAVGDQLTCVFVDHGLLRADERKQVEEDYVASTGVRLITIDAEQQFLDALAGVSDPEQKRKIIGREFIRTFEGAAEALVLEAKASDSDAEVKFLVQGTLYPDVVESGGGAGTANIKSHHNVGGLPEDMTFELVEPLRTLFKDEVRAVGRELGLPEVIVGRQPFPGPGLGIRIVGEVTKERLELLRAADKIAREELTAAGLDQEIWQCPVVLLADVRSVGVQGDGRTYGHPIVLRPVSSEDAMTADWTRLPYDTLAKISNRITNEVPDVNRVVLDVTSKPPGTIEWE; encoded by the coding sequence GTGAGCGAGACCGAACAGCGTCCCGTCCTCGTCGTCGACTTCGGGGCCCAGTACGCGCAGCTCATCGCGCGTCGGGTCCGTGAAGCGAACGTCTACAGCGAGATCGTGCCGCACTCCATCACCGCGGACGAGATCCGCGCCAAGGACCCGGCGGCCATCGTGCTGTCCGGTGGTCCGTCGTCCGTGTACGAAGCAGGCGCGCCGTCCCTCGACGGTGACATCCTCGACCTCGGCGTCCCCGTGCTCGGCATCTGCTACGGCTTCCAGGCCATGGCGACCGCCCTCGGTGGCGAGGTCGCGAACACCGGTCTGCGCGAGTACGGCGCCACCGACGTGACGCTCGCCCCCGGCACCAGCACCCTGCTCGGCGACCAGCCGGTGGACCAGGTGACGTGGATGTCGCACGGCGACTCCGTGGCCAAGGCACCGGCCGGGTTCGAGGTGCTCGCCTCGAGCGCGTCGACGCCCGTGGCGGCGTTCGCATCCGACGAGCGCAAGCTCTACGGCGTGCAGTGGCACCCCGAGGTCAAGCACTCCGTGTACGGCCAGGCCGTGCTCGAGAACTTCCTGCACCGTGCCGCGGGCCTGCCCGGCGACTGGAACTCCAGCAACGTCATCGAGGAGCAGGTCGCCCGCATCCGCGAGCAGGTCGGCTCCGCACGGGTCATCGCCGGGCTCTCCGGGGGTGTCGACTCCGCCGTCGCCGCAGCCCTGGTGCACAAGGCCGTCGGCGACCAGCTCACCTGCGTCTTCGTCGACCACGGGCTCCTGCGTGCCGACGAGCGCAAGCAGGTGGAAGAGGACTACGTCGCCTCCACCGGTGTCCGGCTCATCACGATCGACGCCGAGCAGCAGTTCCTCGACGCCCTCGCCGGCGTGAGCGACCCCGAGCAGAAGCGCAAGATCATCGGGCGCGAGTTCATCCGCACGTTCGAGGGCGCGGCCGAGGCGCTCGTGCTCGAGGCCAAGGCATCCGACTCCGATGCCGAGGTCAAGTTCCTCGTGCAGGGCACCCTCTACCCCGACGTCGTCGAGTCCGGCGGCGGAGCAGGCACCGCGAACATCAAGTCGCACCACAACGTCGGCGGCCTGCCCGAGGACATGACGTTCGAGCTCGTCGAGCCGCTGCGCACCCTGTTCAAGGACGAGGTCCGTGCGGTCGGTCGCGAGCTCGGGCTGCCCGAGGTCATCGTCGGGCGCCAGCCGTTCCCCGGCCCGGGCCTGGGCATCCGCATCGTCGGCGAGGTCACGAAGGAGCGGCTCGAACTGCTCCGCGCGGCCGACAAGATCGCCCGCGAAGAGCTCACCGCGGCCGGCCTCGACCAGGAGATCTGGCAGTGCCCGGTCGTGCTGCTCGCCGACGTCCGTTCCGTGGGCGTGCAGGGCGACGGCCGGACCTACGGACACCCGATCGTGCTCCGTCCGGTCTCGTCGGAGGACGCCATGACCGCCGACTGGACTCGTCTGCCGTACGACACCCTCGCGAAGATCTCGAACCGCATCACGAACGAGGTGCCCGACGTCAACCGGGTCGTGCTCGACGTCACGTCGAAGCCGCCGGGAACGATCGAGTGGGAGTAG
- a CDS encoding DUF3817 domain-containing protein, with protein MALTVRTRDIPKIPGAVKWYRVSAYITGVLLLALVVEVIIKYTPLQLEMQLGNGPFFVPNGTAGETPGTFNLSIAILIAHGWLYVLYLFTDFRLWSIMRWRPSRFLLIALGGIIPFMSFVVEHRMQQRAMDTYHELIAAQQREKEAAR; from the coding sequence ATGGCCCTGACCGTCCGAACCCGTGACATCCCCAAGATCCCGGGGGCGGTGAAGTGGTACCGCGTCTCGGCGTACATCACCGGTGTGCTGCTGCTCGCCCTGGTGGTCGAGGTCATCATCAAGTACACGCCGCTGCAGCTCGAGATGCAGCTCGGCAACGGCCCGTTCTTCGTGCCCAACGGCACGGCGGGCGAGACCCCGGGCACGTTCAACCTGTCGATCGCGATCCTCATCGCCCACGGCTGGCTGTACGTGCTCTACCTCTTCACGGACTTCCGTCTGTGGAGCATCATGCGCTGGAGGCCGTCGCGCTTCCTGCTCATCGCCCTCGGGGGCATCATCCCGTTCATGTCCTTCGTGGTCGAACACCGCATGCAGCAGCGGGCCATGGACACCTACCACGAGCTGATCGCTGCCCAGCAGCGTGAGAAGGAGGCCGCTCGGTGA
- a CDS encoding SURF1 family cytochrome oxidase biogenesis protein yields the protein MWAVARRPRWIALLLLALVLAAVFAGLGKWQLERSIANGKPLPATTETRRTLEAVTTPERPVSESLAGQKVTVTGTFVADDTTVLTGRTGGGEYQTVGHLVDSDGGASLPVVIGWSDQRSAAVAGGERLADGQTLTIQGRYYPAESPDQDAYKEGEYSAVAPARFVNTWQAFDDRMYLGYVVADGTTAKAADLGTIADRAPSREVQFDWLNLFYAIEWVVFAGFAVFLWYRFVKDAWEREQEEEREAAPATEADVLQR from the coding sequence ATGTGGGCCGTTGCCCGACGACCGAGGTGGATCGCGCTGCTGTTGCTGGCGCTCGTGCTGGCGGCGGTGTTCGCCGGGCTGGGCAAGTGGCAGCTCGAGCGGTCGATCGCCAACGGCAAACCCCTGCCGGCGACCACCGAGACCCGCCGCACGCTCGAGGCGGTCACCACTCCCGAGCGGCCCGTCAGCGAGAGTCTCGCCGGGCAGAAGGTCACCGTCACCGGGACCTTCGTCGCCGACGACACCACCGTCCTGACCGGCCGCACCGGGGGTGGCGAGTACCAGACCGTCGGCCACCTGGTGGACTCGGACGGTGGGGCGAGCCTCCCGGTCGTCATCGGGTGGTCCGACCAGCGGTCGGCCGCCGTCGCCGGGGGCGAGCGCCTGGCGGACGGTCAGACGCTCACGATCCAGGGTCGCTACTACCCGGCGGAGTCGCCCGACCAGGACGCCTACAAGGAGGGCGAGTACTCTGCAGTCGCCCCCGCCCGGTTCGTGAACACCTGGCAGGCCTTCGACGACCGCATGTACCTCGGGTACGTCGTCGCCGACGGCACCACCGCGAAGGCCGCCGACCTCGGCACCATCGCCGACCGTGCACCGTCGCGCGAGGTCCAGTTCGACTGGCTCAACCTGTTCTACGCGATCGAGTGGGTCGTCTTCGCCGGCTTCGCCGTCTTCCTCTGGTACCGCTTCGTGAAGGACGCCTGGGAGCGCGAGCAGGAAGAGGAGCGCGAGGCAGCGCCCGCCACCGAAGCCGACGTGCTGCAACGGTAG
- a CDS encoding cation:proton antiporter: protein MHLGGELLTIGVLFVIAYVLGRLGKTIGLPAIPIYMVVGLVASPNTPWFGLSVESHTIELIATFGLILLLFNLGLEFDQEEFYGNAGKLLVSGGTYVVINMGVGFAFGFSLGWGTREALIIAGMTATSSSAIVTKLLIELRRLANDETPMILGVTVIEDVFIAVYLAIVSVVLSGDTNVWAVVGKLALAFGFLIVMFTLARFAGKWVSKIFATRDDELFTVLFFGLAVMFGGIGDLLGVTDAIGAFVIGLLCGATRYRDRIEQLALPMRDVFAAFFFVNFGLGLDLSTFGEVLWPVLGAIGMTVVLNAVAGQIVARMNGFNVQQGINTAVILVNRGEFALILATLSAAAGLEARITAFAGLYVLCMAVLGPLLAVNSDRIGRLVVRPGRLIRLRGRLGGRRAVAAAAAAESAEAAEAEADATAAARKAERDRQFAEEFALVEAAGRDERDNEGSEPTSAPVTSPVEIPAERPERPVRQRDPEY, encoded by the coding sequence ATGCACCTGGGTGGTGAGCTGCTCACCATCGGTGTGCTCTTCGTCATCGCCTACGTCCTGGGACGGCTCGGCAAGACCATCGGTCTGCCGGCCATCCCGATCTACATGGTGGTCGGACTCGTCGCGAGTCCGAACACGCCGTGGTTCGGGCTGAGCGTCGAGTCCCACACGATCGAGCTCATCGCGACGTTCGGGCTCATCCTGCTGTTGTTCAACCTCGGGCTCGAGTTCGACCAAGAGGAGTTCTACGGCAACGCGGGGAAGCTCCTGGTGTCCGGCGGCACCTACGTCGTCATCAACATGGGCGTGGGGTTCGCCTTCGGGTTCTCGCTCGGCTGGGGCACCCGTGAAGCCCTGATCATCGCGGGCATGACGGCGACGTCCTCGAGCGCCATCGTGACGAAGCTCCTCATCGAGCTCCGGCGCCTGGCGAACGACGAGACCCCGATGATCCTCGGTGTCACCGTGATCGAGGACGTCTTCATCGCCGTCTACCTGGCGATCGTCTCCGTCGTGCTGTCCGGCGACACCAACGTCTGGGCCGTCGTCGGCAAGCTCGCACTCGCGTTCGGGTTCCTCATCGTGATGTTCACGCTCGCGCGCTTCGCGGGCAAGTGGGTCTCGAAGATCTTCGCCACCCGTGACGACGAGCTGTTCACGGTGCTGTTCTTCGGACTCGCGGTCATGTTCGGCGGCATCGGCGACCTGCTCGGCGTGACCGACGCGATCGGTGCCTTCGTCATCGGCCTGCTCTGCGGAGCGACCCGGTACCGCGATCGCATCGAACAGCTCGCCCTGCCGATGCGCGACGTCTTCGCCGCGTTCTTCTTCGTCAACTTCGGGCTCGGCCTCGACCTGTCGACCTTCGGCGAGGTGCTCTGGCCCGTCCTCGGCGCGATCGGCATGACGGTCGTGCTCAACGCCGTCGCCGGGCAGATCGTCGCCCGGATGAACGGCTTCAACGTCCAACAGGGCATCAACACCGCCGTCATCCTGGTGAACCGCGGTGAGTTCGCGCTGATCCTCGCGACGCTGTCGGCTGCCGCCGGGCTGGAGGCGCGGATCACCGCCTTCGCGGGCCTCTACGTCCTCTGCATGGCCGTCCTCGGGCCGCTGCTCGCGGTGAACTCGGACCGGATCGGCCGCCTCGTGGTGCGCCCGGGCCGGCTCATCCGTCTGCGCGGACGGCTGGGCGGCCGACGTGCCGTCGCCGCGGCCGCCGCCGCCGAGAGCGCCGAAGCGGCCGAGGCCGAGGCGGACGCCACCGCCGCGGCGCGGAAGGCCGAGCGGGACCGCCAGTTCGCCGAGGAGTTCGCGCTCGTCGAGGCGGCTGGCAGGGACGAGCGAGACAATGAGGGGTCCGAGCCGACGTCCGCCCCCGTGACGTCGCCGGTCGAGATCCCCGCCGAGCGCCCCGAGCGCCCGGTCCGACAGCGCGATCCGGAGTACTGA
- a CDS encoding cation:proton antiporter regulatory subunit, protein MVDVHRVKLPGVGVLHSFYTDDGGKCGVITHRSGHSDLISFADVSDGADKSEKVSLRLSEDEAHTLAELLGGTRITEGLDKLDEIPGLSIDWFSVDYDDAIAGKPLGDLHDSGFIGLTVVAVVRGDSANPAPSSDFVVFPGDTIVVAGSPEKVAKAFSFYRSGELAAASAEAPRKS, encoded by the coding sequence ATGGTCGACGTCCATCGCGTCAAACTCCCCGGAGTCGGCGTGCTGCACAGCTTCTACACCGACGACGGTGGCAAGTGCGGTGTCATCACGCACCGGTCGGGGCACTCCGACCTCATCTCGTTCGCCGACGTCTCCGACGGCGCGGACAAGTCCGAGAAGGTCTCGCTGCGTCTCAGCGAGGACGAGGCGCACACGCTCGCCGAACTGCTCGGCGGCACCCGGATCACCGAGGGCCTCGACAAGCTCGACGAGATCCCGGGGTTGTCCATCGACTGGTTCTCCGTCGACTACGACGACGCCATCGCGGGCAAGCCCCTCGGCGACCTGCACGACTCGGGCTTCATCGGCCTGACCGTCGTCGCCGTGGTCCGTGGCGACAGCGCCAACCCGGCGCCCTCGTCGGACTTCGTCGTCTTCCCCGGGGACACGATCGTCGTCGCCGGATCCCCCGAGAAGGTCGCCAAGGCGTTCTCCTTCTACCGCAGCGGAGAGCTTGCGGCCGCATCGGCCGAGGCCCCGCGGAAGAGCTAG
- a CDS encoding glycerol-3-phosphate dehydrogenase/oxidase — protein sequence MAKSSTTKQTSTAGRPRDVAPGVGFDPAAKLGPDERAAAIETLKTKELDVLVVGGGIVGAGSALDAVTRGLSVGIVEARDWGSGTSSRSSKLVHGGIRYLEQLNFALVREALIERGLLLQRIAPHLVKPVRFLYPLNHRVWERFYIGIGMAMYDVFSWSGGRPPGVPHHRHLSRKQVLKNMPGLKKDAFVGGMTYYDAQVDDARYVASLVRTAASYGAEAASRVRIEGFIKVGERVVGAQAHDIQTGERFEIRAKQVVNATGVWTDDTQAMIGTRGQFKVRASKGVHLVIPRDRFQSNTGMILRTEKSVLFVIPWGRHWLVGTTDTDWYLDKAHPAATAADIDYILEHVNKVLAVPLTREDVEGVYAGLRPLLAGESDQTSQLSREHVVAHTVPGLVVVAGGKWTTYRVMGKDAIDEAVAAMDGRIPESTTEDIPLLGAEGYPAAWNRRARTARSCNVHKVRIEHLLNRYGTLATEVLQLVEQDPALAEPLPGADDYIGAEVVYAASHEGALHLEDVLARRTRISIEAWDRGESAAPVAAKLMADVLGWDQETTEHEVSNYLKRVAAERESQLQPDDESADRVRLEAPDIAFGFDEDDVVVGGGRSDGAEGAKASDEQVVGEKTSEPE from the coding sequence ATGGCGAAGTCCAGCACGACGAAGCAGACCAGCACGGCCGGACGTCCGCGTGACGTCGCGCCCGGCGTGGGGTTCGACCCCGCGGCGAAGCTCGGACCGGACGAACGTGCGGCCGCGATCGAGACCCTGAAGACCAAGGAGCTCGACGTCCTGGTCGTCGGTGGCGGCATCGTCGGGGCGGGCAGTGCGCTCGACGCCGTGACCCGCGGCCTGAGCGTCGGCATCGTCGAGGCCCGCGACTGGGGCTCCGGCACGTCGAGCCGCTCGTCCAAGCTCGTGCACGGCGGCATCCGCTACCTCGAGCAGCTCAACTTCGCACTCGTCCGCGAGGCCCTCATCGAACGCGGACTGCTGCTCCAGCGCATCGCGCCGCACCTGGTGAAGCCCGTGCGCTTCCTCTACCCGCTCAACCACCGGGTGTGGGAGCGCTTCTACATCGGGATCGGCATGGCGATGTACGACGTGTTCAGCTGGTCCGGCGGCCGTCCGCCCGGCGTCCCGCACCACCGGCACCTCAGCCGGAAGCAGGTGCTCAAGAACATGCCCGGGCTCAAGAAGGACGCCTTCGTCGGCGGTATGACGTACTACGACGCCCAGGTCGACGACGCGCGCTACGTCGCGTCGCTCGTGCGCACCGCGGCGTCGTACGGCGCCGAGGCGGCGAGTCGCGTCCGCATCGAGGGGTTCATCAAGGTCGGGGAGCGCGTGGTCGGCGCGCAGGCCCACGACATCCAGACCGGTGAACGGTTCGAGATCCGTGCGAAGCAGGTCGTCAACGCCACCGGTGTCTGGACCGACGACACCCAGGCGATGATCGGCACCCGCGGCCAGTTCAAGGTGCGGGCGTCGAAGGGCGTCCACCTCGTGATCCCCCGGGACCGGTTCCAGTCGAACACGGGCATGATCCTGCGCACCGAGAAGAGCGTGCTCTTCGTCATCCCGTGGGGTCGGCACTGGCTCGTCGGCACGACCGACACCGACTGGTACCTCGACAAGGCGCACCCGGCAGCGACCGCGGCGGACATCGACTACATCCTCGAGCACGTCAACAAGGTGCTCGCCGTCCCGCTGACCCGCGAGGACGTCGAGGGCGTCTACGCCGGCCTCCGCCCGCTGCTGGCGGGGGAGTCGGACCAGACCTCCCAGCTCAGCCGCGAGCACGTCGTCGCGCACACCGTGCCCGGGCTCGTCGTCGTCGCCGGCGGCAAGTGGACCACCTACCGGGTGATGGGCAAGGACGCCATCGACGAGGCCGTCGCGGCCATGGACGGCAGGATCCCGGAGTCGACGACCGAGGACATCCCGCTGCTCGGCGCCGAGGGGTACCCCGCCGCGTGGAACCGACGTGCCCGCACCGCGCGGAGCTGCAACGTGCACAAGGTCCGCATCGAGCACCTGCTCAACCGGTACGGCACCCTCGCGACCGAGGTGCTGCAGCTCGTCGAGCAGGACCCCGCGCTCGCCGAGCCGCTGCCGGGGGCCGACGACTACATCGGCGCCGAGGTCGTCTACGCCGCCTCGCACGAAGGTGCCCTGCACCTGGAGGACGTCCTCGCCCGCCGCACCCGCATCTCCATCGAGGCCTGGGACCGCGGCGAGTCAGCAGCGCCCGTCGCCGCGAAGCTCATGGCGGACGTGCTCGGGTGGGACCAGGAGACCACCGAGCACGAGGTGTCGAACTACCTGAAGCGCGTGGCCGCGGAACGGGAGTCGCAGCTGCAGCCCGACGACGAGAGCGCGGACCGCGTGCGGCTCGAGGCCCCGGACATCGCGTTCGGCTTCGACGAGGACGACGTGGTCGTGGGCGGCGGCCGCTCGGACGGCGCCGAGGGCGCGAAGGCGTCCGACGAGCAGGTCGTCGGCGAGAAGACGAGCGAGCCGGAGTAG
- a CDS encoding GuaB3 family IMP dehydrogenase-related protein, whose amino-acid sequence MSEVEIGAGKRGRRAYAFDDIAVVPSRRTRDPRDVNVQWSIDAFTFASPILSAPMDSVSSPATVIQMGELGILGVLDLEGLWTRYEDPTPYYDEIKSLTDGNVTKRMQEIYSEPIKAELITARLAEIRAAGVPVAGSLSPQRTQEFSKTVVDAGVDLFVIRGTTVSAEHVSQTEEPLNLKKFIYELDVPVIVGGASTYTSALHLMRTGAAGVLVGFGGGAASTTRAALGIHAPMATAVADVAGARRDYLDESGGRYVHVIADGGLDTAGDIVKAIAVGADAVMLGTALARATEAPGGGYHWGAEAHHPELPRGRRVQVGTIAPLENVLNGPTPTHDGRANLVGALRRSMATTGYSDAKEFQRVEVVVAPYHQ is encoded by the coding sequence GTGAGCGAAGTCGAGATCGGTGCAGGCAAGCGCGGACGTCGGGCGTACGCGTTCGACGACATCGCGGTGGTCCCCTCCAGGCGGACGCGTGACCCGCGCGACGTCAACGTGCAGTGGTCGATCGACGCGTTCACGTTCGCGTCGCCGATCCTGTCGGCGCCGATGGACTCCGTGTCCTCGCCGGCGACGGTCATCCAGATGGGCGAGCTCGGCATCCTCGGTGTGCTCGACCTCGAAGGTCTCTGGACCCGCTACGAGGACCCGACCCCGTACTACGACGAGATCAAGTCGCTCACCGACGGCAACGTCACGAAGCGCATGCAGGAGATCTACTCCGAGCCGATCAAGGCCGAGTTGATCACCGCACGCCTGGCCGAGATCCGCGCAGCCGGGGTGCCGGTCGCCGGTTCGCTCAGCCCGCAGCGCACCCAGGAGTTCTCGAAGACGGTCGTCGACGCCGGCGTCGACCTGTTCGTCATCCGCGGCACCACGGTCTCGGCGGAGCACGTCTCCCAGACCGAGGAACCCCTCAACCTCAAGAAGTTCATCTACGAGCTCGACGTCCCGGTGATCGTGGGCGGTGCCTCGACGTACACGTCGGCGCTGCACCTCATGCGCACCGGCGCCGCCGGCGTGCTCGTCGGCTTCGGCGGCGGCGCAGCGTCGACCACCCGCGCCGCGCTCGGCATCCACGCCCCGATGGCCACCGCCGTCGCCGACGTCGCGGGTGCCCGTCGTGACTACCTCGACGAGTCGGGCGGCCGCTACGTGCACGTCATCGCCGACGGCGGGCTCGACACCGCGGGCGACATCGTCAAGGCCATCGCCGTGGGCGCCGACGCCGTCATGCTCGGCACCGCACTGGCCCGTGCGACCGAGGCCCCGGGTGGTGGCTACCACTGGGGTGCCGAGGCGCACCACCCCGAGCTGCCGCGCGGGCGCCGTGTCCAGGTGGGGACGATCGCGCCGCTCGAGAACGTCCTGAACGGCCCGACGCCGACCCACGACGGCCGCGCCAACCTGGTCGGGGCCCTGCGCCGCTCGATGGCGACGACCGGATACTCCGACGCCAAGGAGTTCCAGCGAGTAGAAGTGGTCGTGGCGCCGTACCACCAGTGA
- a CDS encoding ABC transporter ATP-binding protein — translation MTDATDPTNASSASSPSPAATLEREPVLSAKNLVAGYLPGVNILNGCDLDCYPGELIGIIGPNGAGKSTLLKALFGLVSIREGSVTLQGDDITNLKANKLVQAGVGFVPQTNNVFPSLSIEENLQMGLYLRPKKFAERLEVIYDLFPVLAQRRNQRAGSLSGGERQSVAMARALMMDPKVLLLDEPSAGLSPVRQDETFLRTRRINKAGVSIIMVEQNARRCLQICDRGYVLDQGKNAYSGTGKELADDPKVIELYLGTLAKDVDAQR, via the coding sequence ATGACGGACGCAACGGACCCCACGAACGCGAGCAGTGCCTCCAGTCCGTCCCCGGCGGCCACGCTGGAACGCGAGCCGGTGCTCAGCGCGAAGAACCTCGTCGCCGGCTACCTGCCGGGCGTGAACATCCTGAACGGCTGCGACCTGGACTGCTACCCGGGCGAGCTCATCGGCATCATCGGGCCGAACGGCGCGGGCAAGTCGACGCTCCTCAAGGCGCTGTTCGGGCTCGTTTCCATCCGCGAGGGATCGGTGACCCTGCAGGGTGACGACATCACGAACCTCAAGGCGAACAAGCTCGTGCAGGCCGGTGTCGGCTTCGTGCCGCAGACGAACAACGTGTTCCCCTCGCTGTCCATCGAGGAGAACCTGCAGATGGGGCTGTACCTGCGGCCGAAGAAGTTCGCCGAGCGGCTCGAGGTCATCTACGACCTGTTCCCCGTCCTCGCGCAGCGGCGCAACCAGCGGGCCGGATCGCTCTCGGGCGGGGAGCGGCAGTCCGTCGCGATGGCCCGTGCGCTGATGATGGACCCGAAGGTGCTGCTGCTCGACGAGCCGAGCGCCGGGCTGTCCCCCGTGCGCCAGGACGAGACGTTCCTGCGGACCCGCCGGATCAACAAGGCCGGTGTGTCGATCATCATGGTGGAGCAGAACGCGCGACGCTGTCTGCAGATCTGCGATCGTGGGTACGTGCTCGACCAGGGGAAGAACGCGTACTCGGGCACCGGGAAGGAACTCGCTGACGACCCCAAGGTCATCGAGCTGTACCTGGGGACGCTCGCCAAGGACGTCGACGCACAGCGCTAG